Proteins co-encoded in one Actinoallomurus bryophytorum genomic window:
- a CDS encoding SIS domain-containing protein, which produces MTTHVETEIADQPDCWQRAAELASTPLPGLPEPGERVAVVGCGTSLFIAQAYASLREGAGLGETDAFAASEMPSHRRYDRVLALTRSGTTTEVLDLLGELHGAVPTTAITADATTPVMTAADEVIVLDFADERSVVQTRFATTTLTLLRAHLGQDPSKAIADARRALADALPAGLTDRTQFTFLGTGWTVGLAAEAALKMREASLSWTESYPAKEYRHGPIAITDERSAVWMFGPAPEGLEEQVTATGGLWVQPDLDPLASLIMAQRLALALATARGLDPDVPRHLSRSVILRPAAG; this is translated from the coding sequence GTGACGACCCACGTCGAGACAGAGATCGCGGACCAGCCTGACTGCTGGCAACGGGCCGCCGAACTCGCCTCAACGCCCCTGCCCGGTCTGCCCGAGCCCGGCGAACGCGTCGCCGTGGTCGGCTGCGGCACCTCGCTGTTCATCGCGCAGGCGTACGCCTCGTTGCGAGAGGGCGCGGGCCTGGGCGAGACGGACGCCTTCGCGGCCTCGGAGATGCCCTCCCATCGCCGCTACGACCGGGTTCTGGCGCTCACGCGCTCCGGCACCACCACCGAGGTGCTCGACCTGCTCGGTGAGCTCCACGGCGCGGTGCCCACCACCGCGATCACCGCCGACGCCACCACCCCGGTCATGACCGCGGCCGACGAGGTGATCGTCCTCGACTTCGCCGACGAGCGGTCGGTCGTGCAGACCCGGTTCGCGACCACGACCCTCACGCTCCTGCGCGCCCACCTCGGGCAGGACCCGTCGAAGGCCATCGCCGACGCCCGGCGTGCCCTCGCCGACGCCCTCCCCGCCGGGCTCACCGACCGTACCCAGTTCACGTTCCTGGGGACGGGCTGGACCGTCGGCCTGGCCGCCGAGGCGGCGCTGAAGATGCGGGAGGCGTCACTGAGCTGGACGGAGTCCTACCCGGCCAAGGAGTACCGGCACGGGCCGATCGCGATCACCGACGAACGCTCCGCGGTCTGGATGTTCGGGCCCGCGCCCGAAGGGCTGGAGGAGCAGGTCACCGCGACCGGAGGACTCTGGGTCCAGCCCGACCTCGACCCGCTGGCGTCGCTCATCATGGCCCAGCGCCTGGCCCTCGCGCTGGCGACCGCCCGTGGCCTGGACCCCGACGTCCCACGGCACCTGTCCCGCTCGGTCATCCTGCGCCCGGCCGCCGGCTGA
- a CDS encoding glycosyl hydrolase family 28-related protein — MVAAVFGLSVALGGTAVASGAHDVPAPVVTRAALDPALVAGRGATAGFAEQEAENAPTDGTVIGPDRAAYTLPAEASGRSAVKLAPGRHVEFTLPSAANAITVRYSIPDATGGGGITAPLDVAVNGRHRATMTLTSQYAWLYNQYPFSNDPDAGLLHPDWWITECSCVPADTTPAPTITKPFRPNHFYDEQRLLLGHTYRAGDKIRLTVPTGSRAAWTVVDLLDSQLVGAPRVRPVAANVLAFGADPLGRRDSAGAFDRAIAAARRGHLEVYVPPGTYQVNRHIIVDDVTIEGAGSWYTIIKGHQVSLATPAPDGSVHTGVGFYGKDASAGGSENVHLSGFAIEGDVRERIDTDQVNGVGGAMSDSTIDGLYVHHTKVGMWFDGPMTRLRVTNNVIADQIADGLNFHTGVTDSVVSNNVVRNSGDDGLALWSEKTEDARNTFSHNTVQTPVLANGIAVYGGTDNTVSGNLVADPIREGSAIHAGSRFGAEAFTGHLRISDNTTVRAGTYELNWNIGLGAIWLYALEKNIDADVQVVGDHFLDNTYNAMMLVSDFPVKDLYSITNVHFKDIRVDGTGTSVLSARVAGSASFQNVDARNVGAVGVNNCGSFHFTPAGSEFSLTDLGGNDGGGTTGPWLAPWELPNTITCDDRPPVVAPPAPSTW, encoded by the coding sequence ATGGTGGCGGCCGTCTTCGGGCTCAGCGTCGCGCTCGGTGGCACGGCCGTCGCCTCGGGCGCGCATGACGTCCCGGCCCCGGTCGTGACCCGCGCCGCCCTCGACCCCGCACTCGTCGCCGGGCGCGGCGCGACCGCCGGCTTCGCCGAGCAGGAGGCGGAGAACGCTCCGACGGACGGTACCGTCATCGGCCCGGACCGCGCCGCGTACACGCTCCCGGCCGAGGCGTCCGGCCGCAGTGCGGTGAAACTGGCGCCCGGACGGCACGTGGAGTTCACGCTGCCGAGCGCGGCCAACGCGATCACCGTGCGGTACAGCATCCCCGACGCCACGGGCGGCGGCGGCATCACCGCGCCCCTCGACGTGGCGGTGAACGGCAGGCACCGGGCCACCATGACCCTCACGTCGCAGTACGCGTGGCTGTACAACCAGTACCCGTTCTCCAACGACCCGGACGCCGGCCTGCTGCACCCGGACTGGTGGATCACCGAGTGCTCCTGCGTGCCGGCCGACACGACGCCGGCACCGACGATCACCAAGCCGTTCCGCCCGAACCACTTCTACGACGAGCAGCGCCTGCTGCTCGGCCACACCTACCGTGCGGGCGACAAGATCCGGCTGACGGTCCCCACCGGGAGCAGGGCCGCGTGGACGGTCGTCGACCTGCTCGACTCACAGCTCGTCGGCGCGCCCCGCGTCAGGCCGGTCGCGGCCAACGTGCTGGCGTTCGGCGCCGACCCGCTCGGCCGCCGTGACTCCGCCGGTGCGTTCGACCGGGCCATCGCCGCGGCCAGGCGAGGGCACCTCGAGGTCTACGTCCCGCCGGGCACCTACCAGGTGAACCGCCACATCATCGTCGACGACGTGACCATCGAGGGCGCCGGCAGCTGGTACACGATCATCAAGGGTCACCAGGTCTCCCTCGCCACCCCGGCGCCCGACGGCTCCGTGCACACCGGCGTCGGTTTCTACGGCAAGGACGCGTCGGCAGGGGGGAGTGAGAACGTCCACCTGTCCGGCTTCGCGATCGAGGGCGACGTACGCGAGCGGATCGACACCGACCAGGTGAACGGCGTCGGCGGCGCCATGAGCGACTCGACCATCGACGGCCTGTACGTGCACCACACCAAGGTCGGCATGTGGTTCGACGGCCCGATGACCAGGCTGCGCGTGACGAACAACGTCATCGCCGACCAGATCGCCGACGGTCTCAACTTCCACACCGGCGTCACGGATTCGGTGGTGTCGAACAACGTGGTCCGCAACTCCGGCGACGACGGCCTCGCCCTGTGGTCGGAGAAGACCGAGGACGCCCGCAACACCTTCTCCCACAACACCGTGCAGACGCCGGTCCTCGCGAACGGCATCGCGGTCTACGGGGGCACCGACAACACCGTCTCGGGCAACCTCGTCGCCGATCCCATTCGCGAGGGCAGCGCGATCCATGCCGGGTCCCGGTTCGGCGCCGAGGCGTTCACCGGGCACCTGCGGATCAGCGACAACACCACGGTACGTGCCGGCACGTACGAGCTGAACTGGAACATCGGCCTGGGGGCCATCTGGCTCTACGCACTCGAGAAGAACATCGACGCCGACGTCCAGGTCGTCGGTGACCACTTCCTCGACAACACCTACAACGCGATGATGCTGGTCAGCGACTTCCCGGTGAAGGACCTCTACTCGATCACGAACGTCCATTTCAAGGACATCAGAGTCGACGGCACGGGCACCTCGGTGCTCAGCGCGCGCGTGGCCGGGTCCGCGTCCTTCCAGAACGTCGATGCCCGCAACGTCGGTGCGGTGGGCGTCAACAACTGCGGGTCGTTCCACTTCACCCCGGCCGGCTCGGAGTTCTCGCTGACCGACCTCGGCGGCAATGACGGGGGCGGCACGACCGGGCCCTGGCTCGCCCCGTGGGAGCTGCCGAACACCATCACCTGCGACGATCGCCCGCCGGTCGTCGCGCCGCCCGCACCGTCCACCTGGTGA
- a CDS encoding class II fructose-bisphosphate aldolase, with protein sequence MPLVPTGAIVGAARARRRGAAAFNVIQIEHAQAITAGASQAGAPVILQLSQNAVRYHGALRPIAMAARAVAELAGTPVALHLDHATDTGLVHEAVALGFGSVMYDASALGYEDNVAATAEVARFCHDQDVWVEAELGEIGGKDGVHAPGARTDPGEAAAYVAATGVDGLAVAVGTSHAMLTRDAALDLPLIAALREAVPVPLVLHGSSGVADADLTAAVDAGMTKINIATQLNKVFTGAVRDRLAADPALVDTRKYLGAARDVTAAEVARLLGVLRSTPPEGSTA encoded by the coding sequence ATGCCACTCGTCCCCACCGGGGCCATCGTCGGCGCCGCCCGTGCCCGGCGGCGCGGTGCCGCCGCGTTCAACGTCATCCAGATCGAGCACGCCCAGGCGATCACCGCGGGCGCGTCGCAGGCGGGCGCGCCGGTGATCCTGCAGCTCAGCCAGAACGCCGTCCGCTACCACGGCGCGCTCCGGCCGATCGCCATGGCGGCCCGCGCCGTCGCCGAGCTCGCCGGTACGCCGGTCGCGCTCCACCTCGACCACGCCACCGACACCGGCCTGGTCCACGAGGCCGTCGCCCTGGGCTTCGGGTCGGTGATGTACGACGCGTCGGCCCTCGGCTATGAGGACAACGTCGCCGCCACCGCCGAGGTCGCGCGGTTCTGCCATGACCAGGACGTGTGGGTCGAGGCCGAGCTCGGGGAGATCGGTGGCAAGGACGGCGTGCACGCGCCCGGCGCCCGTACCGACCCCGGCGAGGCCGCGGCGTACGTCGCGGCCACCGGGGTGGACGGACTCGCCGTGGCGGTGGGCACCTCGCACGCCATGCTCACCCGTGACGCCGCCCTGGACCTGCCCCTCATCGCCGCGCTGCGCGAGGCGGTCCCGGTCCCGCTGGTGCTGCACGGGTCCTCCGGCGTGGCCGACGCCGATCTGACCGCCGCCGTCGACGCCGGCATGACCAAGATCAATATCGCCACCCAGCTGAACAAGGTGTTCACCGGCGCCGTACGCGACCGGCTGGCCGCGGACCCCGCCCTGGTCGACACCCGCAAGTATCTCGGCGCGGCGCGTGACGTCACCGCGGCCGAGGTGGCGCGGCTGCTCGGCGTCCTGCGCTCCACTCCCCCGGAAGGCTCCACGGCATGA